A part of Bacillus thuringiensis genomic DNA contains:
- the pnp gene encoding polyribonucleotide nucleotidyltransferase — MSQEKQVFSIDLAGRQLTVETSQLAKQANGAVLVRYGDTAVLSTATASKEPKNVDFFPLTVNYEERLYAVGKIPGGFIKREGRPSEKAILASRLIDRPIRPLFADGFRNEVQVVSIVMSVDQDCSSEMAAMLGSSLALSISDIPFEGPIAGATVGRINGEFVINPTVEQQEQSDIHLVVAGTKDAINMVEAGADQVPEETMLEAIMFGHDEIKRLIAFQEEIVQAVGKEKSEVKLYEVDADLNQAVREMSEKDMHSAIQVHEKHAREDAINEVKKRVIEHYEAQEADADTLGQVSEILYKIVKEEVRRLITVEKIRPDGRKGDEIRPLASEVGILSRTHGSGLFTRGQTQALSICTLGALGDVQILDGLGVEESKRFMHHYNFPSFSVGETRPMRGPGRREIGHGALGERALEPVIPSEKDFPYTVRLVSEVLESNGSTSQASICGSTLAMMDAGVPLKAPVAGIAMGLVKTGEHYTILSDIQGMEDHLGDMDFKVAGTAKGVTALQMDIKIDGLSREILEEALQQAKVGRVHILNHMLSVIAEPRTELSAYAPKIITMTINPDKIRDVIGPSGKQINKIIEETGVKIDIEQDGTVFISSINQEMNDKAKKIIEDIVREVQVGEIYEGKVKRVEKFGAFVELFSGKDGLVHISELALERVGKVEDVVKIGDVITVKVIEIDKQGRVNLSRKVLLKEEQEKEAAKEENKQEQQ; from the coding sequence ATGAGTCAAGAAAAGCAAGTCTTCTCGATAGATTTAGCTGGTCGCCAGCTAACAGTTGAAACAAGTCAGCTTGCGAAGCAAGCGAACGGAGCAGTATTAGTAAGATATGGCGATACAGCGGTTCTATCTACAGCAACTGCATCAAAAGAACCAAAAAATGTAGATTTCTTCCCACTTACAGTAAACTATGAAGAGCGTTTATATGCAGTCGGAAAAATTCCTGGCGGTTTCATTAAACGTGAAGGTCGTCCGAGTGAAAAAGCAATTTTGGCAAGTCGCTTAATCGACCGCCCAATTCGTCCACTTTTCGCAGATGGTTTCCGTAACGAAGTACAAGTTGTCAGCATTGTAATGAGTGTTGATCAAGATTGTTCTTCTGAAATGGCAGCTATGCTTGGTTCTTCATTAGCGTTATCGATCTCAGATATTCCATTTGAAGGCCCAATCGCGGGTGCAACAGTTGGTCGTATTAACGGCGAATTCGTTATTAATCCAACAGTAGAACAGCAAGAACAAAGTGATATTCACCTTGTTGTGGCTGGTACGAAAGATGCAATTAACATGGTTGAAGCAGGAGCAGATCAAGTGCCTGAAGAAACAATGTTAGAAGCAATTATGTTTGGACATGACGAAATTAAACGTCTAATTGCATTCCAAGAAGAGATTGTACAAGCTGTAGGTAAAGAGAAATCAGAAGTGAAACTTTATGAAGTTGACGCTGATCTTAATCAAGCTGTACGTGAAATGTCTGAGAAGGATATGCATTCTGCAATTCAAGTACATGAGAAACATGCACGTGAAGATGCAATTAACGAAGTGAAAAAGCGTGTAATTGAGCATTACGAAGCGCAGGAAGCTGACGCTGATACATTAGGACAAGTAAGTGAGATTTTATATAAAATTGTAAAAGAAGAAGTACGTCGTCTTATTACAGTTGAAAAAATCCGCCCAGATGGCCGTAAAGGTGACGAAATCCGTCCATTAGCATCAGAGGTTGGTATTTTATCTCGTACACACGGTTCTGGTTTATTCACACGTGGACAAACACAAGCATTAAGTATTTGTACATTAGGTGCATTAGGCGATGTGCAAATTTTAGATGGTCTTGGTGTAGAAGAATCAAAACGCTTTATGCACCATTACAATTTCCCATCATTTAGTGTTGGTGAAACAAGACCAATGCGTGGACCAGGTCGTCGTGAAATTGGTCACGGTGCACTAGGAGAACGTGCTCTTGAGCCTGTAATTCCATCTGAAAAAGATTTCCCATATACAGTACGTCTTGTATCTGAAGTTTTAGAATCAAATGGTTCTACTTCACAAGCAAGTATTTGTGGTAGTACTTTAGCAATGATGGATGCTGGTGTTCCACTTAAAGCTCCAGTTGCAGGTATTGCAATGGGTCTAGTTAAAACTGGTGAGCATTATACAATTTTATCTGATATTCAAGGTATGGAAGATCATTTAGGTGATATGGACTTTAAAGTAGCAGGTACAGCAAAAGGTGTAACTGCACTGCAAATGGACATTAAAATCGATGGTCTATCTCGTGAAATTTTAGAAGAGGCATTACAACAAGCGAAAGTTGGTCGTGTGCACATTCTAAATCATATGTTATCTGTTATTGCAGAGCCACGTACTGAATTATCAGCTTACGCTCCAAAGATTATTACAATGACAATTAACCCAGATAAAATCCGTGACGTTATTGGGCCGAGCGGTAAACAAATCAATAAAATTATTGAAGAAACTGGCGTTAAAATTGACATCGAGCAAGATGGTACAGTATTCATTTCTTCAATAAATCAAGAAATGAATGACAAAGCTAAGAAAATTATCGAAGATATCGTTCGCGAAGTACAAGTAGGTGAAATCTACGAAGGAAAAGTGAAGCGTGTTGAGAAATTCGGTGCTTTCGTTGAATTATTCAGCGGTAAAGATGGATTAGTTCACATTTCAGAACTTGCACTTGAGCGTGTAGGTAAAGTAGAAGACGTTGTGAAGATCGGTGATGTAATTACAGTTAAAGTTATCGAGATTGACAAGCAAGGTCGTGTGAATCTATCTAGAAAAGTATTGCTAAAAGAAGAGCAAGAAAAAGAAGCTGCTAAAGAAGAAAACAAACAAGAGCAGCAATAA
- a CDS encoding polysaccharide deacetylase family protein, which yields MKVRILAYICIFFLYVSVGSYSVFAQDDLYEEIQKHAKQYEIAPQNAMIDKIWKSTPGYNGRQVDIEASYNNMKKLKKFDQRNLEFKEVSPSVHLKDLSPAPIYRGHPNKKMVGLTINVAWGNEYLPRILEILKKHDVKATFFLEGRWVKENLRFAKMIVDANQEVGNHSYTHPNMKTLSSDEIRDQLQKTNRMIEAATNQKVRWFAPPSGSFRDEVVKIADDFQMGTIMWTVDTIDWKRPDPDVLLQRVMRKIHPGAIVLMHPTSSTAEALDTMITKLKEQGYKVGNITELLDEKRVD from the coding sequence ATGAAAGTTCGTATATTGGCATACATATGTATATTTTTTTTATATGTCAGTGTAGGCTCTTATTCCGTTTTTGCACAGGATGACTTGTATGAAGAAATTCAAAAACATGCAAAACAATATGAGATTGCACCTCAAAATGCGATGATTGATAAAATATGGAAATCGACACCGGGATATAATGGAAGACAAGTTGATATCGAAGCATCCTATAATAATATGAAGAAGCTAAAGAAATTTGATCAAAGAAATCTTGAGTTCAAGGAAGTATCACCGAGTGTCCACTTAAAAGATTTATCACCAGCTCCAATTTATAGGGGACATCCAAATAAAAAGATGGTGGGATTAACAATAAATGTGGCATGGGGAAACGAGTATTTGCCGCGTATATTAGAGATATTGAAAAAACATGATGTGAAGGCGACTTTCTTTTTAGAAGGACGCTGGGTGAAAGAAAATTTGCGATTTGCAAAAATGATTGTTGATGCAAATCAAGAAGTTGGAAATCATTCTTACACACACCCTAATATGAAAACGCTATCGTCTGATGAAATACGAGATCAGTTACAAAAAACAAATCGAATGATTGAAGCTGCTACGAATCAAAAGGTGAGATGGTTTGCTCCGCCGAGTGGAAGTTTTCGGGATGAAGTCGTGAAAATTGCAGATGATTTTCAAATGGGAACCATCATGTGGACTGTCGATACAATTGATTGGAAGCGACCGGATCCAGATGTACTATTGCAGAGAGTAATGAGAAAAATACATCCAGGTGCTATCGTATTAATGCATCCAACTTCATCTACAGCAGAAGCATTAGATACAATGATTACAAAATTGAAGGAACAAGGATATAAAGTAGGGAATATAACAGAATTACTGGATGAAAAACGTGTGGATTAA
- the dpaB gene encoding dipicolinate synthase subunit B encodes MNLKGKRIGFGFTGSHCTYEEVMPHLEKLIAEGAEVRPVVSYTVQSTNTRFGEGAEWIKKIEEVTGFKAINSIVGAEPLGPKIPLDCMVIAPLTGNSMSKFANAMTDSPVLMAAKATLRNGKPVVLAVSTNDALGLNGVNLMRLMATKNIYFVPFGQDAPEKKPNSMVARMELLEDTVLEALQGKQLQPVVVEKFRYMN; translated from the coding sequence ATGAATTTAAAAGGGAAAAGAATAGGATTTGGTTTTACTGGTTCACATTGTACGTACGAAGAAGTAATGCCTCATTTAGAAAAATTAATTGCTGAGGGAGCAGAAGTACGTCCTGTTGTTTCTTACACTGTTCAATCAACAAATACAAGATTTGGAGAAGGAGCAGAGTGGATTAAAAAGATTGAAGAAGTAACAGGCTTTAAAGCGATTAATTCAATCGTTGGCGCAGAACCACTAGGACCTAAAATTCCACTAGATTGTATGGTAATTGCACCACTAACAGGAAATTCTATGAGTAAATTTGCAAATGCAATGACAGACTCTCCAGTATTAATGGCAGCGAAAGCGACGCTAAGAAATGGCAAGCCTGTCGTGTTGGCTGTTTCGACGAATGATGCGTTGGGGCTTAATGGGGTAAATCTCATGCGCCTAATGGCAACGAAAAACATCTACTTCGTCCCGTTTGGCCAAGATGCACCAGAGAAAAAACCGAACTCAATGGTGGCTCGTATGGAGTTACTGGAAGATACAGTATTAGAAGCGCTGCAAGGGAAGCAATTGCAACCGGTTGTCGTAGAAAAATTCAGATATATGAATTAA
- the rbfA gene encoding 30S ribosome-binding factor RbfA, with translation MKLRANRVGEQMKKELGDIISRKIKDPRVGFVTVTDVQVSGDLQIATVYISVLGDEEQKESTLKGLAKAKGFIRSEIGQRIRLRKTPEISFEFDESIGYGHRIDTLLHQINKDGKREE, from the coding sequence ATGAAATTACGTGCAAACCGTGTAGGCGAGCAAATGAAAAAAGAATTAGGCGACATCATCAGTCGTAAAATTAAAGATCCACGTGTTGGATTTGTTACAGTAACAGATGTACAAGTGAGTGGAGATTTACAAATTGCTACAGTATATATTTCTGTTTTAGGTGATGAAGAGCAGAAAGAAAGTACATTAAAGGGTTTAGCGAAGGCAAAAGGCTTCATTCGTTCAGAAATTGGCCAGCGTATTCGTCTTCGTAAAACACCGGAAATTTCCTTTGAGTTTGATGAGTCTATCGGATATGGTCATCGAATTGATACACTTTTACATCAAATTAATAAAGACGGTAAACGTGAAGAATAA
- the truB gene encoding tRNA pseudouridine(55) synthase TruB → MEGVVLLHKPKGMTSHDCVFKLRKILREKRIGHTGTLDPDVTGVLPICVGRATKIAQFLTSETKTYEGEVTLGFSTTTEDASGEVVETKNVDRVITRKEVEGALAALTGTIEQMPPMFSAVKVNGKKLYEYARAGQEVERPVRTITIHEFVLLDDREVFEGENISFRFRVTCSKGTYVRTLAVMIGEKLGFPSHMSHLVRTASGEFLLEDCISFEEIEENVQNGTVESIFISIDEALSKFPKMVVDEKQAEKIKNGMFLKNELQITAPFITVFDKNNRCLAIFEHHPKHLGMLKPMKVLVNNQELKL, encoded by the coding sequence ATGGAAGGTGTAGTATTATTACATAAGCCAAAAGGCATGACATCACATGATTGTGTATTTAAATTAAGAAAGATATTGCGTGAGAAACGAATTGGTCATACTGGAACATTAGATCCAGATGTAACAGGAGTATTACCTATTTGCGTGGGACGAGCAACGAAGATTGCACAATTTTTAACAAGTGAGACGAAAACATATGAAGGTGAAGTAACACTTGGGTTTTCAACAACAACTGAAGATGCTTCTGGTGAAGTTGTTGAAACGAAAAATGTAGATCGTGTTATTACTCGTAAGGAAGTAGAAGGAGCTCTTGCTGCATTAACAGGTACGATTGAACAAATGCCTCCGATGTTTTCAGCTGTAAAAGTTAACGGAAAAAAATTATATGAATATGCAAGAGCAGGACAAGAAGTTGAACGTCCAGTTCGTACAATTACAATTCATGAATTTGTATTACTAGATGACCGTGAAGTATTTGAGGGGGAAAATATTTCATTCCGTTTCCGTGTAACGTGTAGTAAAGGGACATATGTAAGAACGTTAGCAGTAATGATTGGTGAAAAACTTGGTTTTCCATCACATATGTCTCACCTTGTAAGAACAGCTTCTGGTGAATTTTTATTAGAAGATTGCATATCATTTGAAGAAATTGAAGAAAACGTGCAAAATGGAACAGTAGAGTCTATCTTCATTTCAATTGATGAAGCGTTAAGTAAGTTCCCGAAAATGGTTGTAGATGAAAAGCAAGCAGAGAAAATAAAGAATGGTATGTTCTTAAAAAATGAATTGCAAATAACAGCGCCATTTATAACAGTGTTTGATAAAAATAATCGCTGCCTTGCAATTTTTGAGCACCATCCAAAACACCTTGGTATGCTAAAGCCGATGAAAGTACTTGTGAATAATCAAGAACTAAAGCTATAA
- a CDS encoding DUF503 domain-containing protein, translated as MIIASLSFECMIYDVHSLKEKRAILQRVLTRVKQRYNVAVSEVGHQDVWQRTEIAIVSVSSNRVICEKEMNRVLEYIDSFPEIERTITQLEWY; from the coding sequence ATGATTATCGCTTCACTCTCATTCGAGTGTATGATTTACGATGTGCATTCTTTAAAAGAGAAACGAGCAATTTTGCAACGGGTGCTAACTCGTGTGAAGCAGCGTTATAATGTAGCTGTTTCAGAAGTAGGGCATCAAGATGTATGGCAACGTACAGAAATTGCAATTGTTTCTGTATCCTCTAATCGTGTTATTTGTGAAAAAGAAATGAATCGTGTACTCGAGTACATCGATTCATTTCCTGAAATTGAACGTACAATAACACAATTGGAATGGTATTGA
- a CDS encoding YlmC/YmxH family sporulation protein: MRLSELSGKEIVNLERAEKMGFLGHVDLEIDEKNGKIQAFIIPAGKWGGFKKEPQEVRVAWSQIKKVGHDMILCDMTDRSNSK; this comes from the coding sequence ATGCGTTTAAGCGAATTAAGTGGTAAAGAGATCGTAAATTTAGAAAGAGCAGAAAAAATGGGATTTTTAGGCCATGTGGATTTAGAAATCGATGAGAAGAATGGGAAAATACAGGCTTTTATCATACCTGCTGGTAAATGGGGAGGTTTTAAAAAGGAACCACAAGAAGTAAGAGTAGCATGGAGTCAAATTAAAAAAGTAGGGCATGATATGATCCTTTGTGATATGACAGATCGTTCAAATTCGAAGTGA
- the ribF gene encoding bifunctional riboflavin kinase/FAD synthetase yields the protein MKLIHLTHPHEQKKLELPPTVMALGFFDGIHLGHQCVIRTAKQIADERGYKSAVMTFYPHPSVVLGKKEAHAEYITPMCDKEKIVENLGIDILYVIKFDESFAGLLPQQFVDDYIIGLNVKHVVAGFDYSYGRLGKGKMETLPFHARGEFTQTVIEKVEFQEEKVSSTALRKLIRNGEMEQIPSILGRAYTVGGTVVHGDKRGRQIGFPTANVGLSDEYLLPPVGVYAVRLKVHDEWYDGVCNIGYKPTFKEDERQLSIEVHLFEFNKDIYDQNVTVEWHMRIREEKKFNGIDELVEQIAKDKKTAQEYFANEKNILAFSNEK from the coding sequence GTGAAACTTATTCATTTAACTCATCCACATGAACAAAAAAAATTAGAATTACCGCCTACTGTAATGGCATTAGGATTTTTTGATGGCATTCATTTAGGACATCAATGTGTGATTCGAACTGCGAAACAAATAGCGGATGAACGAGGATATAAAAGTGCAGTTATGACATTTTATCCGCACCCATCTGTTGTTTTAGGAAAAAAGGAAGCGCATGCGGAGTATATTACACCAATGTGTGATAAAGAAAAAATAGTCGAAAACTTAGGGATCGATATATTATATGTTATTAAATTTGATGAATCGTTTGCAGGCTTATTGCCACAACAATTTGTAGATGATTATATTATTGGTTTAAATGTAAAGCATGTAGTAGCAGGGTTTGATTATTCATATGGACGTTTAGGAAAAGGAAAGATGGAGACTTTACCATTTCATGCAAGAGGGGAGTTTACACAGACTGTGATTGAAAAAGTTGAATTTCAAGAAGAGAAAGTAAGTTCTACAGCATTACGAAAGTTAATTCGAAATGGTGAAATGGAACAAATTCCATCTATTTTAGGTAGAGCATATACAGTAGGGGGAACGGTTGTACACGGTGATAAGCGTGGACGCCAAATTGGTTTTCCCACAGCTAATGTAGGTTTAAGTGATGAGTATCTATTACCACCTGTAGGTGTTTATGCAGTGAGATTAAAAGTTCACGATGAATGGTACGATGGTGTATGTAATATTGGGTATAAACCAACTTTTAAAGAAGATGAGCGTCAATTATCTATTGAAGTGCACTTATTTGAATTTAACAAAGACATATATGATCAAAATGTTACAGTAGAGTGGCATATGCGTATAAGAGAAGAAAAGAAATTCAATGGCATCGATGAGTTAGTTGAACAAATTGCAAAAGATAAGAAAACAGCACAAGAATATTTTGCGAACGAAAAGAATATACTTGCTTTTTCAAATGAAAAGTAG
- a CDS encoding M16 family metallopeptidase: MIKKYTCKNGVRIVMENIPTVRSVAIGIWIHAGSRNENEKNNGVSHFLEHMFFKGTETRSAREIAESFDSIGGQVNAFTSKEYTCYYAKVLDEHAKYALDVLADMFFNSTFDEEELKKEKNVVCEEIKMYEDAPDDIVHDMLTKATYETHPLGYPILGTEETLDTFTGDTLRQYIKDHYTPENVVVSVAGNIDEAFLQTVEQYFGSYEGTTNREQVHSPIFHFNKVARKKETEQAHLCLGYKGLQMGHEDIYNLIVLNNVLGGSMSSRLFQEVREQRGLAYSVFSYHSSYEDTGMLTLYGGTGSKQLDTLYDTMQETLETLKNTGITEKELINSKEQLKGNLMLSLESTNSRMSRNGKNELLLRKHRSLDEIIESVNTVTKENVDELIRNMFTDEFSAALISPDGKLPKGIKL; this comes from the coding sequence TTGATTAAAAAATATACTTGTAAAAATGGTGTAAGAATCGTTATGGAGAATATACCAACCGTAAGATCGGTTGCGATTGGTATTTGGATCCATGCGGGATCAAGAAATGAAAATGAAAAAAATAACGGGGTTTCCCACTTTTTAGAGCATATGTTCTTTAAAGGAACGGAAACACGTAGTGCACGCGAAATTGCAGAATCATTTGATAGCATTGGTGGGCAAGTGAATGCTTTTACTTCAAAAGAATACACTTGTTACTATGCAAAAGTGCTTGATGAGCATGCTAAATATGCTTTAGATGTATTGGCAGATATGTTCTTTAATTCAACATTTGATGAGGAAGAACTGAAAAAAGAGAAGAATGTCGTATGTGAAGAAATTAAAATGTACGAAGATGCTCCAGATGATATTGTGCATGATATGTTAACAAAAGCAACATATGAAACGCATCCGCTTGGATATCCTATTTTAGGAACAGAAGAAACGCTTGATACGTTTACAGGTGATACGCTACGCCAATATATCAAGGATCATTACACACCTGAAAATGTCGTTGTTTCAGTTGCAGGAAATATTGATGAAGCCTTTTTACAAACGGTAGAGCAATATTTCGGTAGCTATGAAGGAACAACAAATCGTGAACAAGTACATAGCCCAATTTTCCATTTTAATAAGGTAGCACGTAAAAAGGAAACAGAACAAGCTCATTTATGTTTAGGATATAAAGGCTTACAAATGGGACACGAAGATATTTATAACTTAATCGTATTAAATAACGTTTTAGGTGGTAGCATGAGTAGCCGTTTATTCCAAGAAGTACGTGAGCAACGCGGGTTAGCCTACTCAGTATTTTCTTACCATTCTTCTTATGAAGATACAGGTATGTTAACGCTGTATGGTGGAACAGGTAGCAAACAATTAGATACACTGTATGACACAATGCAGGAAACATTAGAAACATTGAAAAATACAGGTATTACAGAAAAAGAGCTTATTAATAGTAAAGAGCAATTAAAAGGAAACTTAATGTTAAGTTTAGAAAGTACGAATAGCCGTATGAGCCGCAATGGTAAAAATGAATTGCTACTTCGTAAGCATCGTTCACTTGATGAGATTATTGAAAGTGTAAACACTGTAACAAAAGAAAATGTTGATGAGTTAATTCGTAACATGTTTACAGATGAGTTCTCTGCAGCATTAATTAGTCCAGATGGAAAACTTCCAAAAGGAATAAAACTATAA
- the rpsO gene encoding 30S ribosomal protein S15: MALTQERKNEIIAQFRTHETDTGSPEVQIAVLTEQINTLNEHLRTHKKDHHSRRGLLKMVGKRRNLLTYLRNSDITRYRELITKLGLRR; encoded by the coding sequence ATGGCTTTAACACAAGAGCGTAAAAATGAAATCATTGCACAATTTAGAACTCATGAGACTGATACTGGTTCTCCAGAGGTTCAAATTGCTGTCCTAACGGAGCAAATTAACACTCTAAACGAGCACTTACGTACTCACAAGAAAGATCATCATTCACGTCGTGGTCTATTAAAGATGGTTGGTAAACGTCGTAACTTACTAACTTACCTTCGTAATAGCGATATCACACGTTACCGTGAATTAATCACAAAGCTTGGCTTACGTCGATAG
- the dpaA gene encoding dipicolinic acid synthetase subunit A — protein MLTEMHIAVIGGDARQLEVIRKLVELDAKLSLIGFDQLDHGFTGAAKESIQNLDFTSVDAIILPVAGTNAKGEVDTIFSNEKVSITKEQIENTPEHFTIYSGIGTPYLENLVSTTNRKLVKLFDRDDVAIYNSIPTVEGTLMMVIQHTDYTIHGSNVMVLGFGRTGMSVARAFQSLGAHVKVGARRSEHIARITEMMFSPFHMQNIEKEVGNIDIVINTIPHLVVTANVISKMPAHTLVIDLASKPGGTDFRYAEKRGVKALLAPGLPGIVAPKTAGQILANVLSQLLAEDVIARKENGE, from the coding sequence ATGTTGACTGAGATGCATATTGCTGTCATAGGAGGAGATGCAAGACAGCTAGAAGTAATTCGCAAGCTAGTTGAATTGGATGCGAAACTTTCATTGATAGGGTTTGATCAGTTAGATCATGGCTTCACAGGGGCAGCAAAAGAAAGTATACAAAATTTAGATTTCACTTCTGTAGATGCAATTATTTTGCCAGTTGCAGGTACAAATGCCAAGGGAGAAGTAGATACTATTTTTTCAAACGAAAAAGTTTCTATAACGAAAGAACAAATTGAAAATACACCAGAACACTTTACTATATATTCAGGAATTGGTACGCCTTACTTGGAAAATCTCGTATCTACTACAAACCGCAAACTTGTTAAATTATTTGATCGTGATGATGTGGCAATCTACAATTCTATTCCAACTGTAGAAGGTACATTAATGATGGTAATTCAACATACCGACTATACAATTCATGGTTCCAATGTAATGGTTTTAGGATTTGGTAGAACAGGGATGAGTGTTGCCAGAGCATTTCAATCATTAGGAGCCCATGTCAAAGTTGGAGCAAGACGATCGGAACATATTGCACGTATTACAGAAATGATGTTTTCTCCTTTTCATATGCAAAACATTGAGAAAGAAGTAGGAAATATCGATATTGTTATTAATACAATTCCGCATCTCGTTGTAACAGCGAATGTCATTTCAAAAATGCCAGCTCATACGTTAGTAATTGATTTAGCGTCTAAACCAGGCGGTACCGACTTTAGATATGCGGAAAAAAGAGGGGTCAAAGCGCTGTTAGCACCTGGATTACCAGGTATTGTTGCTCCGAAAACAGCAGGACAAATTTTAGCGAACGTTCTTTCTCAGTTACTAGCAGAAGACGTAATAGCAAGAAAGGAGAATGGGGAATGA